In one window of Maribacter sp. BPC-D8 DNA:
- the eno gene encoding phosphopyruvate hydratase, giving the protein MSIILNVHARQILDSRGNPTVEVDVVTENGVMGRAAVPSGASTGEHEAVELRDGGKAFMGKGVTKAVDNVNSIIAEEILGMSVFDQNLLDQTMIDLDGTPNKSKLGANAILGVSLAAAKAAANELGLSLFRYIGGVSANTLPVPMMNIINGGSHSDAPIAFQEFMVMPVKAKNFSHAMQMGTEIFHNLKKVLHDRGLSTAVGDEGGFAPNLAGGTEDALDTIALAVKNAGYTLGDDVMIALDCAAAEFFVDGKYDYTKFEGESGVIRTSEEQAQYLADLSAKYPIISIEDGMDENDWDGWKSLTDKIGDKVQLVGDDLFVTNVERLSTGIERGIANSILIKVNQIGTLTETIAAVNMAKNAGYTSVMSHRSGETEDNTIADLAVALNTGQIKTGSASRSDRMAKYNQLLRIEEELGSTAYYPQEKAFKLG; this is encoded by the coding sequence ATGAGTATTATATTAAATGTTCACGCAAGACAAATATTAGATTCTAGAGGGAATCCAACAGTTGAAGTAGATGTAGTTACCGAAAACGGAGTAATGGGAAGAGCAGCTGTACCTTCTGGTGCTTCTACTGGTGAGCATGAAGCTGTAGAATTACGTGATGGAGGTAAGGCTTTCATGGGTAAAGGTGTGACTAAAGCTGTTGATAACGTAAATAGCATCATTGCAGAAGAGATATTAGGAATGAGTGTTTTTGATCAAAATCTTTTGGATCAAACTATGATTGATTTAGATGGTACTCCAAACAAATCTAAATTAGGAGCTAACGCTATATTAGGTGTTTCACTTGCTGCTGCCAAGGCTGCTGCAAATGAACTAGGTCTTTCTCTTTTTAGATATATTGGTGGGGTTAGCGCTAATACGCTTCCTGTGCCAATGATGAACATTATTAATGGTGGTTCACATTCAGATGCGCCTATCGCTTTTCAAGAGTTCATGGTAATGCCTGTTAAAGCAAAAAACTTTAGTCATGCAATGCAAATGGGTACTGAAATTTTTCATAACCTTAAAAAGGTATTACATGACCGTGGCCTTAGTACTGCAGTAGGTGATGAAGGTGGTTTTGCACCAAATCTTGCCGGTGGTACTGAAGATGCTTTAGATACTATTGCACTAGCAGTTAAAAATGCTGGTTATACTTTAGGTGATGATGTAATGATCGCGTTAGATTGTGCTGCGGCAGAATTTTTCGTTGATGGAAAATATGATTACACTAAATTCGAAGGAGAATCTGGTGTTATAAGAACTTCTGAAGAACAAGCGCAATACTTAGCTGATTTAAGTGCTAAATACCCAATTATCTCTATAGAAGATGGTATGGATGAAAACGACTGGGACGGTTGGAAATCTTTGACTGATAAAATCGGAGATAAAGTTCAATTAGTTGGTGATGATTTATTCGTGACAAATGTTGAGCGTCTTTCTACTGGTATTGAAAGAGGTATTGCAAATTCAATTTTGATTAAAGTAAACCAAATTGGTACATTGACAGAGACAATTGCTGCTGTTAATATGGCTAAAAATGCAGGGTATACTTCAGTAATGTCTCACCGTTCTGGTGAAACAGAAGATAATACTATTGCTGATTTGGCTGTAGCATTAAATACGGGTCAAATTAAAACTGGTTCGGCTTCAAGATCTGATCGTATGGCTAAATACAACCAATTACTTCGTATTGAAGAAGAATTAGGTAGTACAGCTTACTACCCACAAGAAAAAGCCTTTAAGTTGGGTTAA
- the carA gene encoding glutamine-hydrolyzing carbamoyl-phosphate synthase small subunit: MKYQAKRKAIILLADGTIFFGKSVGDKEGTAFGEVCFNTGMTGYQEIFTDPSYFGQIMVTTNAHIGNYGVNEDEIESESIKISGLVCRNFSYEYSRPLADDSLQGFLDKNELFAISDVDTRALVSYIRDNGAMNAVISTDIDNIEDLKRRLSEVPSMEGLELASKVSTKEPYFVGDENSNFKIAALDIGIKKNILRNLVKRGAYVKVFPYNSSFEEMSSWNPDAFFISNGPGDPEPLVDAIAAVKKMIQTDKPLFGICLGHQVLALANGVSTYKMHNGHRGINHPILNLITGKGEITSQNHGFAINREETVDNANLEITHTHLNDKTVAGIRMKDKNVFSVQYHPEASPGPHDADYLFDDFFKLIENCSKHNEIV, encoded by the coding sequence ATGAAATATCAGGCAAAGAGAAAAGCTATAATATTACTTGCAGATGGTACTATTTTTTTTGGAAAATCTGTTGGGGACAAAGAAGGAACTGCTTTCGGTGAGGTATGTTTCAATACTGGAATGACAGGATACCAAGAGATATTTACAGATCCATCTTATTTCGGACAAATAATGGTCACTACCAATGCTCATATTGGTAATTACGGAGTAAATGAAGATGAAATAGAATCTGAGTCAATTAAAATTTCAGGTTTGGTTTGTAGAAATTTCAGCTATGAGTATTCAAGACCTTTGGCAGACGATAGTCTACAAGGTTTTTTAGATAAAAATGAGTTGTTTGCTATTTCTGATGTCGATACTAGAGCATTAGTCAGTTATATTAGAGATAATGGTGCAATGAATGCCGTAATCTCAACTGATATAGATAATATCGAAGACTTAAAAAGACGTTTAAGCGAAGTGCCAAGTATGGAGGGGTTAGAACTGGCTTCTAAAGTTTCTACGAAAGAACCATATTTTGTTGGTGACGAAAATTCAAATTTTAAAATAGCAGCGCTTGATATCGGTATTAAGAAGAATATTTTGCGTAACCTAGTTAAGAGAGGCGCTTATGTAAAGGTTTTTCCTTATAACAGTAGTTTTGAAGAAATGTCTTCTTGGAATCCTGATGCTTTTTTCATTTCTAACGGACCTGGAGATCCAGAACCTTTGGTTGATGCTATTGCTGCTGTTAAAAAAATGATTCAGACAGATAAACCTCTTTTTGGTATTTGTTTAGGTCATCAAGTTTTAGCATTGGCAAACGGAGTTTCTACTTATAAAATGCACAATGGGCATAGAGGTATTAATCACCCAATATTAAATCTTATTACGGGTAAAGGTGAGATTACTTCACAGAATCATGGCTTTGCTATTAATAGAGAAGAAACTGTGGATAATGCAAATCTAGAGATTACGCATACACATCTTAATGATAAGACAGTTGCCGGTATTCGTATGAAAGATAAAAATGTATTTTCTGTTCAGTATCACCCAGAAGCAAGTCCGGGTCCACATGATGCAGATTATCTTTTCGATGATTTTTTTAAATTAATTGAGAATTGTTCAAAACATAACGAAATAGTTTAA
- the rplQ gene encoding 50S ribosomal protein L17 has product MRHGKKINHLSRKTAHRKAMLANMACSLIEHKRINTTVAKAKALKQFIEPLITKSKAENNVSAEKGTHNRRIVFKNLRDKYAITELFSVVSEKVADRPGGYTRIIKLGNRLGDNADMAMIELVDFNELYNAGKPKKKSTRRSRRSGGTDAEVVSAEKETKVEEAQTETEAKTDDSKE; this is encoded by the coding sequence ATGAGACACGGTAAAAAAATCAATCATTTAAGCAGGAAAACTGCTCACAGAAAAGCGATGTTAGCTAACATGGCTTGTTCTTTGATCGAACATAAAAGAATCAACACTACAGTTGCTAAAGCGAAAGCTTTGAAGCAATTTATTGAGCCTTTGATAACTAAATCAAAAGCTGAAAATAATGTTAGTGCTGAGAAAGGTACTCATAACAGACGTATCGTTTTCAAGAATCTTCGTGATAAGTATGCAATTACTGAATTATTCAGTGTTGTATCTGAAAAGGTTGCTGATAGACCAGGTGGTTATACTAGAATTATCAAATTAGGTAATCGTTTAGGTGATAATGCTGATATGGCAATGATAGAATTGGTTGATTTCAACGAATTATATAACGCTGGTAAGCCTAAGAAGAAATCTACTAGAAGAAGTAGAAGATCAGGTGGTACTGATGCTGAAGTTGTTTCTGCAGAGAAAGAAACTAAAGTAGAAGAAGCTCAAACTGAAACAGAAGCTAAGACAGATGATTCTAAGGAATAA
- a CDS encoding DNA-directed RNA polymerase subunit alpha, with amino-acid sequence MALFNFQKPDKVIMIDSSDFEGKFEFRPLEPGYGLTVGNALRRVLLSSLEGHAITSVRIDKVEHEFSTIPGVVEDVTEIILNLKQVRFKKQIEDSEAEVVSISVSGKNQLTAGDFQKFISGYQVLNPDLVICNMDAKVSINMEISIEKGRGYVPAEENKKSGAPLGTIAVDSIFTPIKNVKYSIENFRVEQKTDYEKLVFEISSDGSIHPKDALTEAAKVLIHHFMLFSDERITLEADEIAQTETYDEESLHMRQLLKTKLVDMDLSVRALNCLKAAEVDTLGDLVSFNKNDLMKFRNFGKKSLTELEELVINKGLSFGMDLSKYKLDKD; translated from the coding sequence ATGGCATTATTTAATTTTCAGAAACCCGATAAAGTAATAATGATCGATTCCTCTGATTTCGAAGGGAAGTTCGAATTTCGCCCTTTGGAACCTGGTTATGGATTAACTGTTGGGAATGCATTAAGACGAGTATTGTTATCTTCTTTAGAAGGTCATGCAATTACTTCGGTTAGGATTGATAAAGTAGAACATGAATTTTCTACTATACCTGGCGTTGTTGAAGATGTAACAGAGATTATATTAAACTTGAAACAAGTTCGTTTCAAGAAGCAAATAGAGGATTCTGAAGCGGAAGTTGTTTCAATTTCTGTAAGCGGTAAGAATCAATTAACTGCTGGTGATTTTCAAAAGTTTATTTCTGGATACCAAGTATTAAATCCGGATTTAGTTATTTGTAATATGGATGCTAAAGTTAGCATCAATATGGAAATATCTATTGAAAAAGGTAGAGGTTATGTTCCTGCAGAGGAAAATAAAAAATCTGGCGCACCATTAGGTACTATAGCTGTTGATTCTATCTTTACACCTATCAAGAATGTAAAGTATAGTATTGAAAACTTTCGTGTAGAGCAGAAAACTGATTATGAGAAATTAGTTTTTGAAATATCTTCAGATGGTTCAATTCATCCTAAAGATGCTTTAACTGAAGCAGCAAAAGTTCTTATTCATCACTTCATGTTATTCTCTGATGAGCGTATAACATTAGAAGCTGACGAAATTGCTCAGACAGAGACTTATGATGAAGAGTCTTTACACATGAGACAATTATTGAAAACTAAATTAGTTGATATGGACCTTTCTGTTCGTGCACTAAACTGTTTGAAAGCAGCTGAAGTTGATACTTTAGGAGATTTAGTTTCTTTTAATAAGAATGACTTAATGAAGTTCAGAAACTTCGGTAAAAAATCTTTAACGGAGCTTGAAGAACTTGTTATTAACAAGGGATTAAGTTTTGGAATGGATTTATCAAAATACAAATTAGATAAAGATTAA
- the rpsD gene encoding 30S ribosomal protein S4: MARYTGPKSKIARKFGEAIFGDDKSFEKKNYPPGQHGNNRRRGKKSEYSVQLMEKQKAKYTYGILEKQFRNLFQTAKRKEGVAGEILLQLCESRLDNVVYRMGISPTRSGARQLVSHRHITVNGELVNIPSYSLKAGDVVGVREKSKSLQSIQDSLAASSAVYEWISWNSEKKEGTYVTIPERLQIPENIKEQLIVELYSK; encoded by the coding sequence ATGGCAAGATATACAGGACCAAAATCAAAAATCGCCCGTAAATTCGGCGAAGCAATTTTCGGAGATGACAAATCTTTCGAAAAAAAGAATTACCCTCCAGGACAACACGGTAATAACAGAAGAAGAGGTAAGAAATCTGAATACTCTGTTCAATTGATGGAGAAGCAAAAGGCTAAATATACTTACGGTATTTTAGAGAAGCAATTCAGAAACTTATTCCAAACTGCGAAAAGAAAAGAAGGTGTTGCTGGTGAAATTTTACTTCAATTATGTGAGTCTCGTTTAGATAACGTGGTTTATAGAATGGGTATTTCTCCAACTAGAAGTGGTGCAAGACAATTAGTATCTCATAGACACATTACGGTAAATGGTGAGTTGGTAAACATACCTTCTTATTCATTGAAAGCAGGAGATGTTGTTGGTGTTAGAGAGAAATCTAAATCATTACAAAGTATTCAAGATTCATTAGCTGCTAGTAGTGCAGTTTATGAGTGGATTTCTTGGAACAGTGAGAAGAAGGAAGGTACTTATGTTACTATTCCTGAAAGATTACAGATTCCAGAAAATATCAAAGAACAATTAATCGTGGAGTTATACTCTAAATAA
- the rpsK gene encoding 30S ribosomal protein S11, protein MAKASTKVTKKRKVIVDSVGEAHIKASFNNIIISLTNKKGDVISWSSAGKLGFRGSKKNTPYAAQVAAEDCSKVAHEAGLRKVKVYVKGPGNGRESAIRSLHNAGIEVTEIIDVTPMPHNGCRPPKRRRV, encoded by the coding sequence ATGGCAAAGGCAAGTACTAAAGTTACCAAGAAACGTAAAGTTATAGTTGATTCTGTTGGTGAGGCGCACATAAAGGCATCTTTCAACAATATCATCATCTCTTTAACAAATAAAAAAGGAGATGTTATATCTTGGTCATCTGCCGGTAAATTAGGTTTTAGAGGGTCTAAGAAAAATACACCTTATGCTGCACAAGTTGCTGCAGAAGACTGTTCTAAAGTTGCTCATGAAGCAGGTTTAAGAAAAGTTAAGGTTTATGTAAAAGGTCCGGGTAACGGAAGAGAATCTGCAATCAGATCTTTACATAATGCTGGTATCGAAGTAACAGAGATTATCGATGTTACTCCAATGCCTCATAACGGATGTAGACCTCCTAAAAGAAGAAGAGTTTAA
- the rpsM gene encoding 30S ribosomal protein S13: MARIAGIDIPKQKRGVIALTYIFGIGRSRSQEILSKAQVSEDTKVSDWNDDEIGRIREAASEFVIEGELRSETQLNIKRLMDIGCYRGIRHRSGLPLRGQRTKNNSRTRKGKRKTVANKKKATK; this comes from the coding sequence ATGGCAAGAATCGCAGGTATAGATATACCAAAACAAAAGAGAGGTGTAATAGCCTTAACCTATATTTTCGGAATCGGAAGAAGTAGGTCACAAGAAATATTGAGTAAAGCCCAAGTTAGCGAAGATACTAAGGTTTCTGATTGGAATGATGATGAAATAGGTCGTATCAGGGAAGCTGCTTCTGAATTTGTAATCGAAGGTGAATTACGTTCAGAGACTCAGTTGAACATTAAGCGTTTAATGGATATTGGCTGTTATAGAGGTATTCGTCATAGATCAGGTTTACCTTTAAGAGGTCAACGTACTAAGAACAACTCTAGAACTAGAAAAGGAAAGCGTAAAACAGTTGCTAACAAGAAGAAAGCAACTAAATAA
- the ykgO gene encoding type B 50S ribosomal protein L36 yields MKVRASVKKRSADCKIVRRKGRLYVINKKNPRFKQRQG; encoded by the coding sequence ATGAAAGTAAGAGCATCAGTTAAGAAGAGAAGTGCCGACTGCAAGATTGTTCGCAGAAAAGGCAGGTTGTACGTAATCAACAAAAAGAATCCTAGATTTAAACAAAGACAAGGGTAA
- the infA gene encoding translation initiation factor IF-1 yields MAKQAAIEQDGSIIEALSNAMFRVELENGHVVTAHISGKMRMHYIKLLPGDKVKLEMSPYDLTKARITYRY; encoded by the coding sequence ATGGCTAAGCAGGCAGCAATAGAACAGGATGGATCTATCATCGAAGCATTATCAAATGCAATGTTTCGTGTAGAGTTGGAGAATGGACATGTGGTAACAGCGCATATATCAGGTAAGATGCGTATGCACTATATTAAGCTATTACCTGGAGATAAGGTTAAATTAGAGATGAGTCCCTATGACCTTACTAAAGCAAGAATTACATATAGATACTAA
- the secY gene encoding preprotein translocase subunit SecY, with translation MKNFIDTISNIWKIEELRNRILITLGLLLVYRFGCQIVLPGIDSTQLGGLTDSTDQGIFGLLNAFTGGAFANASVFALGIMPYISASIVVQLMGIAIPYLQKLQKEGESGRKTINQITRWLTIGICIVQAPAYLYGLEAFGVRDSAFLLGKGLDFMVPAVIILVTGTVFAMWLGEKITDKGIGNGISLLIMIGIIATMPQSFVQEFISRTTDNNGGLMFILIEVIVWFLVILACILLVMATRQIPVQYARRTASGGYEKNIMGSRQYIPLKLNASGVMPIIFAQAIMFVPGMIGGAFDDTAFGQWMQVQFSDIFGWAYNLLFAILIIIFTYFYTAITVPTNKMADDLKRSGGFIPGIRPGKETGDYLDKIMSLITLPGSIFLALLAILPAIVVKLMDVQAGWALFYGGTSLLIMVGVAIDTVQQVNSYLLNRHYDGLMKTGKNRKVA, from the coding sequence ATGAAGAATTTTATTGATACAATATCCAATATTTGGAAAATAGAAGAACTAAGAAATAGAATTCTTATTACATTAGGTCTTTTGTTAGTTTATCGTTTTGGTTGTCAAATCGTACTTCCAGGTATAGATTCAACACAATTAGGTGGTTTAACGGATAGTACTGATCAAGGTATTTTTGGTCTTTTAAATGCATTTACAGGAGGAGCGTTTGCTAATGCTTCTGTTTTTGCGTTGGGTATTATGCCTTATATCTCCGCTTCTATTGTAGTTCAGTTGATGGGTATTGCAATTCCTTATCTTCAGAAATTACAAAAAGAGGGTGAAAGTGGTCGTAAGACCATTAATCAAATTACTAGATGGCTAACCATTGGTATTTGTATTGTTCAGGCTCCTGCATACTTATATGGCTTAGAAGCTTTTGGTGTAAGAGATAGTGCTTTCTTATTAGGTAAAGGTTTAGATTTTATGGTGCCTGCAGTTATCATATTGGTAACGGGTACTGTATTTGCAATGTGGTTGGGTGAAAAAATTACTGATAAAGGTATTGGTAATGGTATATCACTTTTGATTATGATTGGTATAATCGCTACAATGCCTCAGTCTTTTGTTCAAGAATTTATTTCAAGAACTACTGATAATAATGGTGGACTAATGTTCATTTTAATTGAAGTGATTGTTTGGTTCTTGGTTATTTTGGCTTGTATTCTATTAGTTATGGCTACAAGACAGATACCTGTTCAATACGCAAGAAGAACTGCTTCTGGTGGATATGAAAAGAATATCATGGGGTCGAGACAATACATTCCTTTAAAGTTAAATGCATCTGGAGTTATGCCAATTATCTTTGCACAAGCAATAATGTTTGTACCAGGTATGATAGGTGGTGCTTTTGATGATACTGCATTCGGACAATGGATGCAAGTACAGTTCAGTGATATATTTGGATGGGCATATAATTTACTATTCGCAATATTGATTATAATCTTTACATATTTCTATACCGCAATAACGGTTCCTACCAATAAGATGGCAGATGACCTTAAAAGAAGTGGTGGTTTTATCCCTGGAATTCGACCAGGAAAAGAAACTGGAGATTATTTAGATAAGATTATGTCTTTAATAACGTTACCTGGATCTATTTTCTTAGCTTTGCTGGCTATTTTACCGGCAATAGTGGTAAAGTTGATGGATGTTCAAGCTGGATGGGCTTTATTTTACGGTGGTACCTCCCTTTTAATTATGGTTGGTGTGGCAATAGATACAGTGCAACAGGTTAATTCGTATTTGTTGAATAGACATTATGATGGCTTAATGAAAACGGGTAAAAATAGAAAAGTAGCATAA
- the rplO gene encoding 50S ribosomal protein L15 has protein sequence MGLNNLQPAEGSVNRDGKRLGRGQGSGKGGTAARGHKGAKSRSGYSKKIGFEGGQMPLQRRVPKFGFTNINRKNYQGINLEKLQELVDNKVLTNEVTLDLLIENGLAGKNELVKILGNGELKASLKISVHKFTASAKAAIEAAGGEAISL, from the coding sequence ATGGGTTTAAATAATCTACAGCCTGCAGAAGGTTCAGTGAATAGAGACGGAAAACGCCTTGGAAGAGGTCAGGGTTCTGGAAAAGGAGGAACAGCTGCAAGAGGTCATAAAGGAGCAAAATCAAGATCTGGTTATTCTAAGAAAATTGGTTTTGAAGGTGGTCAAATGCCTTTGCAACGTCGTGTACCTAAGTTTGGTTTTACGAACATTAATCGTAAAAATTACCAAGGTATCAATTTAGAGAAATTGCAAGAGCTTGTTGATAATAAAGTTTTAACCAATGAGGTTACTTTAGATCTTTTGATCGAGAATGGGTTAGCTGGTAAAAATGAGTTAGTGAAAATTTTAGGAAATGGAGAATTAAAAGCTTCTCTTAAAATTTCAGTACATAAATTTACAGCATCTGCCAAAGCAGCTATTGAGGCAGCAGGTGGTGAAGCAATAAGTTTGTAA
- the rpmD gene encoding 50S ribosomal protein L30 has protein sequence MAKIKVTQVKSGIKKPQNQKRTLEALGLKRIGQVVEHNDTPNILGMINKVKHLVSTEEA, from the coding sequence ATGGCAAAGATTAAAGTTACACAAGTAAAAAGTGGAATTAAGAAACCTCAAAATCAAAAAAGAACTTTAGAGGCTCTTGGTTTAAAAAGAATTGGTCAGGTTGTAGAGCATAACGATACACCTAACATTCTTGGAATGATAAATAAAGTTAAACATTTAGTTTCCACTGAGGAGGCTTAA
- the rpsE gene encoding 30S ribosomal protein S5, whose protein sequence is MFQKYKNVETVKPGGLDLKDKLVGIQRVTKVTKGGRAFGFSAIVVVGDENGVVGHGLGKSKEVATAIAKAIEDGKKNLVRIPLNKGTLPHEQKGKFGGARVYIQPASHGTGVIAGGAVRSVLESVGVHDVLSKSQGSSNPHNVVKATFDALLQLRDAKTIATQRGVSLEKVFKG, encoded by the coding sequence ATGTTCCAAAAATATAAAAACGTAGAAACTGTTAAGCCAGGTGGTTTAGACTTAAAAGATAAATTAGTTGGTATTCAACGTGTAACCAAGGTAACAAAAGGTGGTAGAGCATTCGGTTTTTCTGCAATTGTTGTTGTAGGTGATGAGAATGGTGTTGTAGGTCACGGTTTAGGTAAATCAAAAGAAGTTGCTACTGCTATCGCAAAAGCAATTGAAGATGGTAAAAAGAACTTAGTTCGTATTCCTTTAAACAAAGGAACTTTACCTCACGAGCAAAAAGGTAAATTTGGTGGTGCAAGGGTATATATACAGCCTGCATCTCATGGTACCGGTGTAATTGCTGGTGGTGCTGTAAGATCAGTATTGGAATCTGTTGGTGTACATGATGTATTATCAAAATCTCAAGGATCTTCAAATCCACATAATGTTGTAAAAGCTACATTCGATGCTTTATTACAACTTAGAGATGCAAAAACTATTGCTACACAAAGAGGTGTTTCTTTAGAAAAAGTATTTAAAGGTTAA
- the rplR gene encoding 50S ribosomal protein L18 — translation MGLSKTQRKLRIRRRIRKVSSGTAVKPRLSVFRSNSEIYAQVIDDVKGVTLVSASSRDKDIAKAKGNKTEIAALVGKTIAEKSVKAGLDKVAFDRGGNLYHGRVKSLADGAREAGLKF, via the coding sequence ATGGGATTATCAAAAACACAAAGAAAATTAAGAATCCGACGTAGAATACGTAAGGTTTCTTCTGGAACTGCAGTTAAACCAAGGTTGTCTGTGTTTAGAAGTAACAGCGAAATTTACGCTCAAGTTATAGACGACGTTAAAGGAGTCACTTTAGTATCCGCTTCTTCAAGAGATAAGGATATCGCGAAAGCAAAAGGAAATAAAACCGAGATTGCTGCTTTGGTTGGTAAAACAATCGCTGAGAAATCTGTAAAAGCTGGCTTAGATAAAGTCGCTTTTGATAGAGGAGGTAATTTGTATCATGGAAGAGTAAAATCTTTAGCTGATGGTGCAAGAGAAGCAGGACTAAAATTCTAA
- the rplF gene encoding 50S ribosomal protein L6: MSRIGNNPVAIPEGVTVEINDNIISVKGKLGELTQEFSGVSVKVEDGQAFVTRPSDSKEHKAKHGLYRSLITNMVDGVSKGWTKELELVGVGYRASNQGQKLDLALGFSHNIVFNIAAEVKVETISEKGKNPIVKLTSHDKQLVGHVAAKIRSFRSPEPYKGKGIKFVGEILRRKAGKSA, translated from the coding sequence ATGTCTAGAATAGGTAATAATCCAGTCGCAATTCCTGAAGGAGTTACAGTTGAAATCAATGACAATATCATTTCTGTTAAAGGGAAGTTAGGTGAGTTGACTCAAGAGTTCTCAGGAGTATCGGTTAAAGTAGAAGACGGACAGGCTTTCGTAACAAGGCCATCTGATTCTAAGGAGCATAAAGCAAAGCACGGTTTATATAGATCACTTATCACTAATATGGTTGATGGTGTGTCAAAAGGATGGACCAAAGAATTAGAATTAGTAGGTGTAGGGTATAGAGCAAGTAATCAAGGACAAAAACTTGATTTGGCTTTAGGTTTTTCTCACAATATTGTATTTAACATTGCCGCTGAGGTGAAGGTTGAGACAATTTCTGAAAAAGGTAAGAACCCAATTGTAAAGCTTACTTCTCATGACAAACAATTAGTGGGTCATGTTGCAGCAAAAATTAGATCTTTCCGTAGTCCGGAGCCGTACAAAGGGAAAGGAATTAAGTTTGTAGGTGAAATATTAAGAAGAAAAGCTGGTAAATCAGCTTAA
- the rpsH gene encoding 30S ribosomal protein S8 — MVTDTIADYLTRVRNASRAGHRVVEIPASNLKKEITKILFDQGYILSYKFEESKVQGTIKIALKYDKLTKEPVIKKIQRISKPGLRKYAGNEDLPRVLNGLGVAIVSTSHGVMTSKQAKAEKVGGEVLCYVY; from the coding sequence ATGGTAACAGATACTATTGCAGATTACCTAACGAGAGTTAGAAACGCAAGTAGAGCGGGACATAGGGTTGTTGAAATACCTGCGTCGAATCTAAAAAAAGAAATTACTAAAATATTATTCGATCAAGGATATATTTTAAGTTACAAGTTCGAGGAGAGCAAAGTTCAGGGAACTATTAAAATAGCCTTGAAGTATGATAAGCTTACAAAAGAACCTGTTATCAAGAAAATACAGCGTATAAGTAAGCCAGGTCTTAGAAAATATGCAGGTAATGAAGATTTACCTCGTGTATTGAATGGTTTAGGTGTTGCTATCGTTTCTACATCTCATGGAGTAATGACAAGCAAGCAGGCAAAGGCAGAAAAAGTTGGTGGTGAAGTTTTGTGCTACGTTTATTAA
- the rpsN gene encoding 30S ribosomal protein S14: MAKESMKARERKRERTVAVYAEKRKALKEAGDYEGLQRLPKNASPVRLHNRCKLTGRPKGYMRTFGVSRVKFREMANAGLIPGVRKASW, translated from the coding sequence ATGGCTAAGGAATCAATGAAAGCCCGTGAGAGAAAAAGGGAAAGAACTGTAGCAGTTTATGCTGAAAAACGCAAAGCTTTGAAAGAAGCTGGCGATTATGAAGGCTTACAGAGACTACCTAAAAATGCCTCACCGGTACGTTTACATAACAGATGTAAATTAACTGGAAGACCTAAAGGTTACATGAGAACTTTTGGTGTTTCAAGGGTAAAATTCAGAGAGATGGCTAATGCCGGTTTAATACCAGGTGTTAGGAAAGCTAGCTGGTAG